The genomic interval GCGCCGCCAGGCCCAACCCGTACAGGCCCAGCACCCAGCCATCCACCGTGCGCCGGTCCACGCTCGCGCCACGCGAGACGGCGAACCGCCAACCCATCGCGAGGACCACCGCCGCCACGCCCGCGCCGGACATGAGCCCGCGGCCCGTCCCCACGCCCAGGATGCGCTCACCGATGAAGACGGCGAGCAATCCGGTAACGAACATGAGCGTCGTCATCCACCCCTGCCCCATCGGACGCGAGCTCATCGCCACCTCCGCGCCTCGAGCACCCGCGTGGCCGCGAACAACGCCACGTAGGTGACGACCAGGTAGTAGACGACGTCACGCACGTGGATGAGCCCCGACTGGAATGGTGGGAAGTGCTGGTTCCACAGCGACATCGCGCTGAAGACGTCCGCCAGCGGCTGCTCGGTGATGCGCGCCAGGAGCCAGCAGAGGAAGAGCGCCAGCAACATCCCCGCGGACGTAATCGCCGCGAGCAGCTGGTTGCGAGCCAGCGCCGACCCGAACGTCCCCACCGCGAGCGACGCTCCGCCCAGGAGCAACAACCCCAGGTAGCCCGCCGCCACATGACCCAGCGACACCTTGCCGTTCACCAGCACCAGCACCGGCATGTACAGCGTGCACAGCACGTAGAGCGCCAGGAAGGCGAAGCCCGCCAGGAACTTGCCCAGCACGATGTCCCTGTCCCGCAGCGGTGACGAGTACAAGAGGGGCAGCGTCCCCGTCTGCCGCTCCTCGGCCAACAGCCGCATGGAGATGAACACCGAGGCGACCACGGTGAAGCCGCTCGAGTAATAGAAGAACTGCGACAGCACCTCGGCGGAGCGCTTGCTCGCGCCCCCCAGGGCCCACACGTTGAAGAGCAGGCCGTTCAACGCGAGGATGACCGCGATGACGACGTAGCCGCTGAGCGTGCGGAAGTAACCGGACAGCTCGCGGCGGGCGATGAGCAGCGCCTTCACGCGCGCACCTCCTGGCCGTGCGTCAGCCTGAGGAAGATGGACTCCAACTGCCCCGCGCCCTGGTCCAGCCGCAGGAGCTCCAGCCCCGCGCCCACCACCGCTTGCGCCACGCGCGGACGCAGGTCGGGAGAAGCCCGCAGGCTCAGCGACACCACGCCGTCCACGGCCCGGTCCACCTCCACCGCGCCGAAGCCCTGGAGCACCTCCACCGCGCGCGCCTGGTCGCCGCGCACCTCCACCTCGATGGAGCCTCCTCCGCCCATCTTCCGCCCCAGCTCCTCCTCCGTCCCCTGCGCCACCAGCGTCCCCTTGTGGATGATGAGGAGCCGATCACACGTCTGCGAGATTTCCGGGAGGATGTGGCTGGAGACGAGGACGGTGTGCGTGCCCTTCAGTCCCCGGATGACGTCGCGCATCTCCACGATTTGCCGAGGGTCCAGGCCGCTGGTGGGCTCGTCGAGGATAAGCAGCGCGGGCTTGTGCACCAGCGCCTGCGCCACGCCCACGCGCTGACGGTAGCCGTGGCTGAGCGTGGAGATGAGCTCGCTGTCCACCTCGCGAAGCCCCGTCTTCTCCTCGGCCTCGCCCACCCGGGCGGCGGTGTCGCGCGCCGTCACGCCTCGAAGCCGCGCGACGTAGGCCAGGTACTCGCCCACCGTCATCTCGTCGTAGAGCGGGGGCACGTCCGGGAGATAGCCGATGCGCTGGCGGACCTCGTGGGCATTGCTCACCACGTCATGACCGTCGATGACGACGCGCCCGGAAGTCGGCAGCAGCACGCACCCGAGGACCTTCAACGTCGTCGACTTGCCCGCGCCGTTGAGGCCGAGAAAGCCGATGACCTCGCCCTGGCCAATGGTGAAGGCCAGGTCCCGGATGGCCGCGTGCTCACCGTAGTACTTGGTCAGCCCTTCGACCTGAATCATAGAAGGTCATTCCATCAGTCGCGGTAGGGGGGATTGTCAAGCATCGAGCCGCTCAGTCATGGCGGACCTCGAGCCCCTCCGTGGTCCTTCCCAGGGTGAAGCGCAGCGCCCCTTCCAGCTCCGGCAGGACGAAGGAGTAACCCAGTTGCTCCGCCCGGGTGGGGAGCGCCCGGGCACCCGCCAGCAGGGCCTCCTGCCCCATCTCCCCGAAGAGCGTGCGGATGACGGCCGCGGGCATCGGCAGCACCGCCGGCCGCCGCACCACACGGCCCAGCGTCCGAGCGAAGTCCCCCTGCCGCACCGCCCCGGGAGCCACCGCGTTGATGGGACCTCGCGCCGCGTCGGTGAAGAGGCTGAAGTGGATGAGGCCCAGGAGGTCCTCCAGCGACACCCAGCTCATCCACTGGCGCCCGGACGCGATGGGCCCTCCGCCGCCCGCGAGGAATGGGGGCAGCATCTTCGCCAGCGCACCGTCCCGAGCATCCAGCACCGGACCGATGCGCAGGTGCACCACGCGAATCCCCGCGGCCTCGGCGGGCGCGGTGGCCGCCTCCCAGGCGCGGCACACGTCCGCGAGGAAGCCCGTGCCCGGCGCGCTCGTCTCGGTGAGGGGCTCGTCGCCCCGGTCTCCGTAGACGCCGACGCCCGCGGCGCAGACGAGCACCCGGGGCTTGCGCTTCATCCGCGCCAGCGCCTCGCTCAACGTGAGCGTGCCCTCCGCGCGGCTCTTGAGGATGGCGTCCTTGTACTCGGGGGACCAGCGCTTGCCCGCGACGTTGACGCCCGCCAGGTGCACCACCGCGTCCACGCCCTCGAGCGCCGCCGTGTCCACCTCGCCCTTGTCGGGGGCCCACGCCACCTCGCCTCGCGAGGACTCCGCGCGCCTGCGCACCAGCCGCTTCACGCCATGGCCGCCCGTGGTGAGCAGCGGCACCAGCGCCGAGCCCACCAACCCCGATGCCCCCGTGATGGCGACCGAGAACGGTCCCCGTGACGCGAAGGCCTGGTGGCGGCGCTGGTCGATTCCTGTCACCCGGTGGCGATAAGCGAACACCCGCTCCAGCGAGCGCCGCGCGAAGCCCCCACCCACCAGGCTCCCCAGCCCGCCAAGGGGCAACGCGTACTCCACCTCGTCCTCGAGGACGGAGGTGCCCATCGCGGGCTCGGGCCAGAAGCGATGGGTGTGGACCCACTTCGAGAACGGGCCGGTCACCTGGCGGTCCTGGAAGAGTGAGTCCTGGATGCAGGCGGTGTGCTCGGCCACCCAGCGGCGGGGGATGGGGCCCACGTACATCTTCATCACGACGCGGGCGCCCACCTGGAGGCCATCGCCGGAGCGCTCGAGGAGCTCCATCCGCTCCCAGGGGGGCGTCAGCCGTGCGAGCGCCCCTTCCCGGGAGTGCCAGGCGAACAGCTCGGAGGCGGAAACCGGCATCCGAGCGCGCGCATTGAAGACGTGCGACTTGCCCATGGTTGCTCCTGGCGCGACAGTGCGGCCCCCCATGCTAAATCCGGAGCTCGTCGAGCGCGCGGTGGAATTGCTGCGGCGCGGCGGCGTCATCGCCTTGCCCACGGAGACTGTGTACGGCCTCGCGGCCAACGCCGAGGACGAATTGGCCGTGCGTCGCGTTTTCGCCATCAAGGGCCGCCCCGCAACCCATCCGCTCATCGTCCACCTGCCCGGCGTGGAACACCTCTCCTCCTGGGCGCAGGACATCCCTCCGGCCGCGCACGCGCTCGCCCGAGCCTTCTGGCCCGGACCACTCACCCTGGTGCTGCGTCGCACGCCGCGCGCCACGGACGCCGTCACGGGGGGCCAGGACACGGTGGCCCTGCGAGTGCCGGGACATCCGGTGGCCCTGGCCGTGCTCGAGGCGATGGGAGGGGGAATCGCGGCCCCCAGCGCCAACCGCTTCGGGCGGGTGAGCCCCACCACGGCGGAGCACGTCCGGGTGGACCTGGGCGACGACGTGGACCTGGTCCTCGACGGAGGCCCCTGCACCGTGGGCGTGGAGTCCACCATCGTCGACCTGAGCTCGGGCGCACCCACCATCCTGCGGCCCGGAGGGCTCTCGACCGAGGACATCGAGCAGGTGCTGGGTCATCCCGTCCCGGTGAGGACGTCCTCGAAGGTCCGCGTGTCGGGCTCGCTCACGTCGCACTACGCGCCGCGCGCCGGGGTGGTGCTCGCGGAGCCGGGCGAAGCCGCCGCGCGCGTGCGAGCCCTCCGGGAGCAGGGCCTGCGCGTGGGAGTGCTGGGCCCCGAGGGGCTTGAGCTTCCCCCGGGTATCTCCCGCTTCGACGTGCCCGCCGACCCGGCCGGCGCCGCACGTGTGCTCTATGCACGACTGCGGGAGGCGGATGAGCGAGGCCATGACGTGCTCGTGGCCTGTCTCCCCTCCGCCAGCGGGCTGGGCATCGCGGTGCGAGACAGACTCTCCCGCGCCGCCGCACCTCGCGAC from Myxococcus stipitatus carries:
- a CDS encoding ABC transporter permease produces the protein MKALLIARRELSGYFRTLSGYVVIAVILALNGLLFNVWALGGASKRSAEVLSQFFYYSSGFTVVASVFISMRLLAEERQTGTLPLLYSSPLRDRDIVLGKFLAGFAFLALYVLCTLYMPVLVLVNGKVSLGHVAAGYLGLLLLGGASLAVGTFGSALARNQLLAAITSAGMLLALFLCWLLARITEQPLADVFSAMSLWNQHFPPFQSGLIHVRDVVYYLVVTYVALFAATRVLEARRWR
- a CDS encoding ABC transporter ATP-binding protein, translated to MIQVEGLTKYYGEHAAIRDLAFTIGQGEVIGFLGLNGAGKSTTLKVLGCVLLPTSGRVVIDGHDVVSNAHEVRQRIGYLPDVPPLYDEMTVGEYLAYVARLRGVTARDTAARVGEAEEKTGLREVDSELISTLSHGYRQRVGVAQALVHKPALLILDEPTSGLDPRQIVEMRDVIRGLKGTHTVLVSSHILPEISQTCDRLLIIHKGTLVAQGTEEELGRKMGGGGSIEVEVRGDQARAVEVLQGFGAVEVDRAVDGVVSLSLRASPDLRPRVAQAVVGAGLELLRLDQGAGQLESIFLRLTHGQEVRA
- a CDS encoding TIGR01777 family oxidoreductase, encoding MGKSHVFNARARMPVSASELFAWHSREGALARLTPPWERMELLERSGDGLQVGARVVMKMYVGPIPRRWVAEHTACIQDSLFQDRQVTGPFSKWVHTHRFWPEPAMGTSVLEDEVEYALPLGGLGSLVGGGFARRSLERVFAYRHRVTGIDQRRHQAFASRGPFSVAITGASGLVGSALVPLLTTGGHGVKRLVRRRAESSRGEVAWAPDKGEVDTAALEGVDAVVHLAGVNVAGKRWSPEYKDAILKSRAEGTLTLSEALARMKRKPRVLVCAAGVGVYGDRGDEPLTETSAPGTGFLADVCRAWEAATAPAEAAGIRVVHLRIGPVLDARDGALAKMLPPFLAGGGGPIASGRQWMSWVSLEDLLGLIHFSLFTDAARGPINAVAPGAVRQGDFARTLGRVVRRPAVLPMPAAVIRTLFGEMGQEALLAGARALPTRAEQLGYSFVLPELEGALRFTLGRTTEGLEVRHD
- a CDS encoding L-threonylcarbamoyladenylate synthase yields the protein MLNPELVERAVELLRRGGVIALPTETVYGLAANAEDELAVRRVFAIKGRPATHPLIVHLPGVEHLSSWAQDIPPAAHALARAFWPGPLTLVLRRTPRATDAVTGGQDTVALRVPGHPVALAVLEAMGGGIAAPSANRFGRVSPTTAEHVRVDLGDDVDLVLDGGPCTVGVESTIVDLSSGAPTILRPGGLSTEDIEQVLGHPVPVRTSSKVRVSGSLTSHYAPRAGVVLAEPGEAAARVRALREQGLRVGVLGPEGLELPPGISRFDVPADPAGAARVLYARLREADERGHDVLVACLPSASGLGIAVRDRLSRAAAPRDAGA